From a region of the Dictyostelium discoideum AX4 chromosome 2 chromosome, whole genome shotgun sequence genome:
- the pks13 gene encoding beta-ketoacyl synthase family protein, whose protein sequence is MENFKYRNNENDVAIIGIGFRLPGCKNFTPNELWNNLKNGFNGVVELSNRWSDNFYTMGKVSSAYAGLLPFDELKSFDPLFFGINPTEVPTIDPQQRILLKCTWEAFEDAGIDPIKIRGSNTSVFIGTSTNDYQRIIREKDQTITNAFGTSLHATSNRISYCFDFRGPSMTLDTACSSSLNCVKLGYQSIRDGTSNLSIAGGVNLIIDPYFTASISDLNILSKTGSCKTFDASADGFARAEGSGIIVMKNLKQAMIDGDKIYCVIKGASSNVDGGGLQDKSNFYAPSSLSQCNNIKMALKSTNGTVEPKDISYFECHGTGTPTGDPIETRGISMVFNDESRSKENPLLIGSIKSNIGHLEAGSGIASLIKCCLMFKNKCFAPNINFKVPNPKIKFEEWNLKVVTEPIQFTKSNTCIGLSNFGVTGSNCCLILSQFNNNNNDNQIVGNNNNIKSNKEYLIPFSSNSVKSLENYQQLLIKNGENEFKFLEFIKHQIFTKPTSLYQRSVVIASSWDQFNNAKIMKTSNSKSSNISIERNNPITVFVFCGQGSQYDRMGLELYNNDFIFKESMDLLDNKLSKYYGYSVLEKLRNCDSKSIQHPMIAQPVMCMFNISLFELYKHWGIEVSFIIGHSLGEIPAAYCSGMINIDTLCYLIYHRSIAQTKTHTNGRMLSINISADEYFSQYSKQYPDIEIACFNSPTSIVIAGNEQKLNEISEILKEKGIFSAMLASLSSFHTSSQNKVKEDIVNKQFDSKQSEIPIFSTVTTNLFDSVTSPFNSSYVFNNIVSPVKFSQTISNLYKHIESNQLGNDIVFIELAPHPTLQFYLKQMIPKPTNDDNSIEFKVSVYSALNKKNNDIEEIQRTISQLYCDNGYNVNFKCQFQHDDTHGSINSNINQLSNISLPHYQWDDEKYWKEDPSISKLIVNGPQTDNLGYLNENSPNSKSYETFIDIKRPPFQYLKGHMVKGKYYFPGCGYIDNLLKIYKSQDLTINQMGFKSPLIFIEGVNQALQTNIFKKSTSNTTTNNNDEFRVEYHFNDQKTNRWILSSFGDFQLSNHSSNSDNLEKINIKQLIQNQCNLTKLSRDELYSHIKSKTGLTYNGVFQGVNKCYLGENCSLSEVSLELKREPSSFFNTAVLDTCLHGMLCLLEEQSQLVFDRIEGFKYHSSNVPTSEEEMKIHSNIYVYSTINPSRIGDSYSASIVIMMEDGTVLIEIENAVCTSLTPIKESISVKYPTNQLFSMYLQSKDSPIPSPLNFKSLYNQNQQQLKIDKQFTDWMQKCEKFISNQFFKNIEKRNPEINLEILNSKTIIELKSKYCQNLKNERLFQFVFETIKQLGVNAYDDDDDLTIDSSEDRKSIYEILIKSTKVIPKLLFPLEDEDLTIDSPQSLFENGLLDRFYNNPNLMTNQCQLIAQIIKESLKPLLNKKMVFRILEMGGGTCSLSVVVLNLINQLLLENPSFEIDIEYTWSDISPSFISAAKEKLSHIDKRINILYRSIDIEQPFIEKQDLSPSYYDFVIMSNVLHVVKKLSPSLDEIHKILTPNGHLLFVEIPYKELISDSIFGAFNQWWAFEDTDIRKDRCSIPPNQWIQVLSNHNYKDTIVSDNKECTWCCFVIHSQKPSLLELSKKIECNQYDNIIVFGNENSQDNFTKSIKLSYNNNIIKWVSNIVEIKKFIKLNIITNNSIIYFTKGIEELTIDNFKLINFQYIQINQLLLKYESKCKNVLVTRDCDGSNYLASSLIGAARYFDEYRQLELFTLDFDNDTIQSCDECSSSSCSNLIKLIEPLIDPKINIQREFLIRNNRVYFERAKLETNLKKSFKSESFENSNKLISTLNFNLDYQLQSKPFKQLLQNEIEVEIKATGINYRDYLVFTGSLPIEKTNHNGISNQPEFGVDFSGIVTKVGGGGGNGEFKVGDRVYGIGHNTTSSHITIDSRYASLIPNSLDYIEASSITSSYILSLYGIFDIGNLDIQDNESILIHSGTGGIGLSALNSLRWKGHKSHLFVTVSSKEKEQYLRDNYGSFITGIYSNKDKNYPKLIKEKLNQLGSNKQGVDLILSSLPNGDDNLNFKCLAKNGRIIDLSNNIDLFNISKSKIKKLLNTINDGFESGELQVIPIIEFSNSNIRDAIEFINERQHIGKIVISHDDSNLLIDLINKHSNQPNYSILKSDYQISQSNLGKNILITGQSGIVLEILKWIIKFSNSIENVIILSKSLMKWELELLIGKTMKKANNKIKFHFKSVDVSDSIQVENSINQILNDNPNIVNIDSIFHFAFTQITKKVEEIDMESLNVSHNAKTIGAINLHNQSINRNWRLNNFVMASSATSIIGSTDQCSYVCANTVLDSLSKYRKSIGLPSICTNYGAIESAGFVSKNESVAAMFNGIGIISISTDLILGTLDLQIQNQQSSTNLMLSDFNFLNFVNNNLQLSLISKFDFQTNLAKNQVNEKLQNQTQNQNLQIQSPSSTTDCQTIIKDSFLHKISEVLSIDISKLNLDLKLLDYGADSLAIVQIKNWIDMEVSPNLIVIQQLQTFTITSSIQYTINSFLKKKVQSQE, encoded by the exons atggaaaactttaaatatagaaataatgaaaatgatgttgcaattattggtattggaTTTAGATTACCAGGTTGTAAAAATTTTACACCAAATGAATTAtggaataatttaaaaaatggattTAATGGAGTGGTTGAATTAAGTAATAGATGGAGTGACAATTTCTATACAATGGGTAAAGTTAGTAGTGCATATGCTGgtttattaccatttgacGAACTAAAATCGTTTGATCCATTATTTTTCGGTATTAATCCAACAGAAGTGCCAACAATTGACCCACAACAaagaatattattaaaatgtacATGGGAAGCATTTGAAGATGCTGGAATTGATCCAATTAAAATCCGTGGTTCAAATACATCGGTTTTCATTGGTACCTCAACTAATGATTATCAAAGAATCATTAGAGAAAAAGAtcaaacaattacaaatgcATTTGGTACATCTTTACATGCTACATCAAATCGTATTTCATACTGTTTTGATTTTCGTGGTCCATCAATGACTCTTGATACTGCTTGTTCTTCCTCTTTAAATTGTGTAAAATTAGGTTATCAATCAATTAGAGATGGTacttcaaatttatcaattgctGGTggtgtaaatttaattattg atCCATACTTTACTGCTAGTATTTCcgatttaaatattcttaGCAAAACTGGTTCATGTAAAACATTTGATGCAAGTGCAGATGGATTTGCACGTGCTGAAGGGTCTGGTATAATTGTtatgaagaatttgaaacAAGCAATGATTGATGGTGATAAGATTTATTGTGTAATTAAAGGTGCTAGTTCAAATGTAGATGGTGGTGGTTTACAAGATAAATCCAATTTTTATGCACCATCATCTTTATCACAATGCAATAATATTAAGATGGCATTAAAATCAACTAATGGTACTGTTGAACCAAAAGATATTTCATATTTTGAATGTCATGGTACTGGTACACCAACTGGAGATCCAATTGAAACTAGAGGTATTTCAATGgtttttaatgatgaaagtcgttcaaaagaaaatccattattaattggttcaattaaatcaaatattggCCATTTAGAAGCTGGTTCTGGTATTgcttcattaattaaatgttgtttaatgtttaaaaataaatgttttgCTCCaaacattaattttaaagtacCCAAtcctaaaattaaatttgaagaatGGAATTTAAAAGTTGTAACTGAACCAATTCAATTCACAAAATCAAATACTTGTATTGGGTTAAGTAATTTTGGTGTAACTGGTTCAAAttgttgtttaattttatcacaatttaacaataataataatgataatcaaattgttggaaataataataatatcaaatcaaataaagaatatCTAATACCATTCTCATCAAATTCTGTTAAATCATTAGAAAACTATCAACAAttgttaattaaaaatggtgaaaatgaatttaaatttttagaatttattaaaCATCAAATTTTTACTAAACCAACCTCACTTTATCAACGTTCTGTAGTTATTGCATCAAGTTGGgatcaatttaataatgccaagataatgaaaacatcaaattcaaaatcatcaaatatttcaattgaaagaaATAATCCAATAactgtatttgtattttgtgGTCAAGGTTCACAATATGATAGAATGGGTTtggaattatataataatgattttatttttaaagaatcaatgGATTTATtggataataaattatcaaaatattatGGTTATTCAGTTTTAGAGAAATTAAGAAATTGtgattcaaaatcaattcagCATCCAATGATTGCTCAACCTGTAATGTGTATGTTTaatatatcattatttgaattgtatAAACATTGGGGTATAGAAGTATCATTTATAATTGGCCATAGTTTAGGTGAAATTCCAGCAGCATATTGTTCAGGTATGATTAATATAGATACTTTatgttatttaatttatcatagATCAATCGCACAAACTAAAACCCATACCAATGGAAGAATgttatcaattaatatcaGTGCAGATGAATACTTTTCACAATATTCTAAACAATATCCAGATATTGAAATTGCATGTTTCAATTCACCAACTTCAATAGTCATTGCCGGTAAtgaacaaaaattaaacGAAATTTCTGAAATTCTAAAAGAAAAAGGTATATTTTCAGCAATGTTGGCTTCACTATCATCATTCCATACAAGTAGccaaaataaagtaaaagaggatattgtaaataaacaatttgattCTAAACAATCTGAAATTCCAATATTTTCTACAGTTACAACAAATTTATTCGATTCAGTAACATCACCATTCAACTCTAGTtatgtatttaataatatagttTCTCCAGTTAAATTTTCacaaacaatttcaaatttatataaacatatagaatcaaatcaattaGGAAATGATATCGTTTTCATTGAATTGGCTCCACATCCAacattacaattttatttaaaacaaatgatACCAAAACCAactaatgatgataattcaattgaatttaaagtttCAGTTTATTCAGCACTTAATAAGAAAAACAATGATATTGAAGAAATTCAAAGAACCATCTCACAATTATATTGTGATAATGGCTAtaatgttaattttaaatgtcaATTCCAACATGATGATACCCATGGATCCATCAATTCAAATATCAATCAATTATCTAATATTAGTTTACCACATTATCAATGGGATGATGAAAAATATTGGAAAGAAGATCCAAGTATTTCCAAACTTATTGTAAATGGTCCACAAACTGATAATTTAggttatttaaatgaaaattcaccAAATTCCAAATCATATGAAACATTTATAGATATTAAGAGACCACCATTCCAATATTTAAAAGGTCATATGGTAAAAGGAAAATACTATTTCCCAGGTTGTGgttatattgataatttattaaaaatatacaaatCACAAGATTTAACAATTAATCAAATGGGatttaaatcaccattaatttttatagaaGGTGTTAATCAAGCTTTACaaacaaatatatttaaaaaatcaacttctaacaccaccaccaataataatgatgaatttaGAGTTGAATATCATTTTAATgatcaaaaaacaaatcgatggattttatcatcatttggtgattttcaattatcaAATCATTCAAGTAACTCTGATAATTTAGAAAAgataaatattaaacaattaatcCAAAATCAATGTAATTTAACAAAATTATCAAGGGATGAATTGTATAGTCATATAAAATCTAAAACAGGTTTAACATATAATGGTGTATTCCAAGGTGTAAATAAATGTTATCTTGGTGAAAATTGTTCATTATCAGAGGTTTCATTAGAATTAAAGAGAGAGCCATCATCATTTTTCAATACTGCTGTATTAGATACATGTTTACATGGTATGCTTTGTTTGTTAGAGGAACAATCTCAATTGGTGTTTGATAGAATTGAAGGTTTTAAATACCATTCTTCAAATGTACCAACAAGTGAAGAAGAAATGAAAATACATTCTAATATTTATGTTTACTCTACTATTAATCCATCAAGAATTGGTGATTCATATTCTGCATCAATTGTAATAATGATGGAAGATGGTAcggttttaattgaaattgaaaatgcaGTTTGTACATCTTTAACTccaattaaagaatcaataTCAGTTAAATATCCAactaatcaattattttcaatgtaTCTTCAATCTAAAGATTCACCAATTCCATCACCattaaatttcaaatcattatataatcaaaaccaacaacaattaaaaatagataaacAATTTACAGATTGGATGCAAAAATGTGaaaaattcatttcaaatcaattctttaaaaatattgaaaaaagaaatccagaaattaatttagaaattttaaattcaaaaaccattattgaattaaaatcaaaatattgtcaaaatttaaaaaatgaaagattatttcaatttgtttttgaaacTATTAAACAACTTGGTGTTAATGcctatgatgatgatgatgatttaacAATTGATTCAAGTGAAGATAGAAAAAGTAtttatgaaattttaataaaatcaactAAAGTAattccaaaattattattcccATTAGAGGATGAAGATTTAACAATTGATTCACCACAATCtctttttgaaaatggtttATTGGAtagattttataataatccaaatttaaTGACAAATCAATGTCAGCTTATTGctcaaattattaaagaatctttaaaaccattattaaataaaaagatggTATTTAGAATTTTAGAAATGGGTGGTGGTACATGTTCATTATCAGTTGttgtattaaatttaattaatcaattactTTTAGAGAATCcttcatttgaaattgatataGAATATACTTGGAGTGATATTTCACCATCGTTCATCTCAGCCGCTAAAGAAAAACTATCACATATAGATAAACGTATAAATATTCTATATCGTTCAATTGATATTGAGCAACCATTTATTGAAAAGCAAGATCTTAGTCCATCATATTATGATTTTGTAATAATGTCAAATGTATTACATGTTGTAAAGAAATTATCACCAAGTTTAGATGAAATTCATAAAATACTCACTCCAAACggtcatttattatttgttgaaattCCATATAAAGAACTTATATCTGATAGTATTTTTGGTGCATTCAATCAATGGTGGGCATTTGAAGACACTGATATTAGAAAGGATAGATGTAGTATACCACCAAATCAATGGATTCAAGTTTTGTCGAATCACAATTATAAAGATACTATAGTCTCTGATAATAAAGAATGTACATGGTGCTGTTTTGTTATTCACTCTCAAAAACCATCACTTTTAGAactatcaaaaaaaattgaatgtaatcaatatgataatattataGTTTTTGGAAATGAAAATAGTCAAGATAATTTCACCAAATCTATAAAATtatcatataataataatataattaaatggGTATCAAATATTgtagaaattaaaaagtttattaaattaaatattattacaaataattcaataatttattttacaaaaggtattgaagaattaacaattgataatttcaaattaattaatttccaatatattcaaattaatcaattattattaaaatatgaatcaaaatgtaaaaatgTATTGGTTACTCGTGATTGTGATGGTTCAAATTATTTAGCATCATCATTAATCGGTGCAGCAAGATATTTTGATGAATATCGTCAACTTGAATTATTTACTTTagattttgataatgatacaATTCAATCATGTGATGaatgtagtagtagtagttgtagcaatttaattaaattaattgaaccattaattgatccaaaaattaatattcaaagagaatttttaattagaaATAATCGAGTTTATTTTGAAAGAGCAAAATTAGaaacaaatttaaagaaatcttttaaatctgaatcatttgaaaatagtaataaattaatttcaacattaaattttaatttagatTATCAATTACAATCCAAACCATTTAAACAATTACtacaaaatgaaattgaagttGAAATTAAAGCAACAGGTATTAATTATAGAGATTATTTAGTATTTACTGGTTctttaccaattgaaaaaactAATCATAATGGAATATCAAATCAACCTGAATTTGGTGTTGATTTTTCTGGTATAGTTACCaaagttggtggtggtggtggtaatggagAATTTAAAGTTGGTGATAGAGTTTATGGCATTGGACATAATACAACATCATCACATATAACAATTGATTCAAGATATGCTAGTTTAATACCAAATAGTTTAGATTATATTGAAGCTTCATCAATAACATCTTCATATATATTGTCATTGTATGGTATTTTTGATATTGGTAATTTAGATATTCAagataatgaatcaattttaattcattcagGTACTGGTGGTATTGGTTTATCAGCATTAAATTCATTGAGATGGAAAGGTCATAAATCCCATCTATTCGTTACTGTTAgttcaaaagaaaaagaacaataCCTTCGTGATAATTATGGTTCGTTCATTACAGgaatttattcaaataaagataaGAACTatccaaaattaattaaagaaaagtTAAATCAATTAGGATCAAATAAACAAGGTgtagatttaatattaagTAGTTTACcaaatggtgatgataatttaaattttaaatgtttagCAAAGAATGGTAGAATAATTGatctttcaaataatattgatttatttaatattagtaaaagtaaaattaaGAAATTGTTAAATACAATTAATGATGGGTTTGAAAGTGGTGAATTACAAGTGATaccaattattgaattttcaaactCAAATATTAGAGAtgcaattgaatttattaatgaaCGTCAACATATTGGTAAAATAGTTATATCTCATGATGATTCAAAtctattaattgatttaattaataaacattCAAACCAACCAAATTATTCAATACTAAAATCAGATTACCAAATTTCTCAATCAAATTTAggtaaaaatatattaattaccGGTCAATCAGGTATAgttttagaaattttaaaatggattattaaattttcaaattcaattgaaaatgttataattttatcaaaatcattaatgaAATGGGAAttggaattattaattggtaaaacaatgaaaaaagcaaataacaaaattaaatttcatttcaagAGTGTTGATGTAAGTGATTCAATACAAGTTGAGAATTcaattaatcaaattttaaatgataatccaaatattgtaaatatcgattcaatttttcattttgcaTTTACTCAAATAACtaaaaaagttgaagaaaTTGATATGGAAAGTTTAAATGTATCTCATAATGCCAAAACTATTGGTGCAATTAATTTAcataatcaatcaattaatagaAATTGGAGATTGAATAATTTTGTAATGGCATCATCTGCAACATCAATCATTGGTTCAACCGATCAGTGTAGTTATGTTTGTGCAAATACTGTATTGGATTCATTATCAAAGTATAGAAAATCAATTGGGTTGCCATCAATTTGCACAAATTATGGTGCTATTGAATCAGCAGGTTTCGTATCAAAGAATGAATCTGTTGCGGCAATGTTTAATGGTATTGGAATTATTTCAATCTCAACCGATTTAATATTGGGTACATTGgatttacaaattcaaaatcaacaatctTCAACCAATTTAATGTTGagtgattttaattttttaaattttgtaaataataatttacaattatcattaatcTCAAAATTTGATTTCCAAACTAATTTAGCTAAAAATCAagttaatgaaaaattacaaaaccaaacccaaaatcaaaaccttcaaattcaatcaccatcatcaacaactgaTTGtcaaacaattattaaagattcaTTTTTACATAAAATTTCTGAAGTACTATCAAttgatatttcaaaattaaatttggatttgaaattattagaCTATGGTGCTGATTCTTTAGCAATtgttcaaattaaaaattggatCGATATGGAAGtatcaccaaatttaattgtcattcaacaacttcaaaCTTTTACAATAACTTCATCCATTCAATatacaattaattcatttttaaagaaaaaagttCAAAGccaagaataa
- a CDS encoding protein phosphatase 2C: protein MVLNLVSDENGLDISFISYNVTFIDRCAQFTVTLKYKNLSSLPLPLKFKNDGRDLGILIQLESKIGEEVGAFKIENSNLTSIDYPLLKSYGMSPEIENSGSGSSSGNNNNNNNNNNNSLVHGDINIEELIKNMTIDQYYDNKVSMMNIVDLMPGKEITMISKYLKELPTIKTNNNNNNNNSKPNPNIDSSNGDEIISITIPKQTSITSPFPPINIEITIDGEVSIPLHSSVCPSHPSSISSLTLCENIISSKHDIKSNSLLNDDFNLLIGLESELHHSGWTTCTLSPSSSPPLLSSSPNSLPPTTVISTLINLNQPTPPLVDRVSFNNVEYSLNSSSTTTTSYSNNKQTIIYSLNNNDNNTNNTNNNTNNNNNNNNNNVILKYNNNKEFNLLLKTPTLPSSSSILNKFSSLSKIQQLCKNNDNNSNNNNDNNKNNDNNNKNNDNNNNSNIDTGTGLDIGTLLNIIFTTSNNNSNLVNNNNNSSNTIVSPLSQSAPPINNNNNSNKDISMIEQNITTTSSPPTTITTTSPPLPKLQESGELLSNMLSNLPKAKLGGLNQQSLTAPPSVGKDLSNPIADFIASRAAAGGSSGSNKPKKGPPPKLGGLGGGLNTSTGAGGIGDVRVQRLASYNKVNQLWNVSSSDFAQRVSITLRELEPYAIDYALSHIKSKWWDKNRIATLAEIKCIHSIISSIINSPKINLTYISPSSSSSTNSSNSDAKDQTSTTTTTTTSSPTPSASDVAASRFLLQKGSFTDLTKLMGKPQSSSSSSLSPSSSLNPSPSTSSNSLLSPSSPSKTRKEVEMEIDPVKLRWIVEEVLNGEKASIENSNNNNNNNNNNNNNGNKWFSVSIGETKGGRPHMEDNHVILEYPYELYGLEKKKSVDSIAGANSNSNNNNNNNNCISILSSNEQFFFGVFDGHNGKIAAEYSRVNLPYEIFNSFIKINKVGNSANNNNVDDLCLEAIKQGYLNTDKYFLDYAESDNKKAGTTVATVILERERFIVSNAGDTEVVLCSGGIAEPLSIIHTPKLDTERIRIESAGGSIIHYGTLRVNGLLSVSRSIGDKNLKEFIIPNPDSHIHNINKPNDQFLMIATDGLWEVFNHQDVVNEVLKLLQDKTIQKDDISSIIVEEAIKRNSKDNITLIIIFFNQN from the exons atggttttaaatttagtcTCTGATGAGAATGGATTGGATATATCATTCATTTCATATAATGTTACTTTTATAGATAGATGTGCTCAATTCACTGTAACactaaaatataaaaatttatcaagtttaccattaccattaaa atttaagaATGATGGTAGAGATTTAGGAATTTTAATACAATTAGAATCAAAGATTGGTGAAGAAGTAGGAGCATTTAAAATAGAGAATTCAAACTTAACAAGTATAGACTatccattattaaaatcatatgGTATGAGTCCTGAAATAGAgaatagtggtagtggtagtagtagtggtaacaacaataataataataataataataataatagtttggTACATGGGGATATAAATATAGAggaattaataaagaatatgACAATCGATCAATATTACGATAACAAAGTATCAATGATGAATATCGTTGATCTTATGCCCGGTAAAGAGATTACAAtgatttcaaaatatttaaaagaattaccaactataaaaactaataacaataataataataataatagcaaacCAAATCCAAATATAGATAGTAGTAATGGAGATGAGATAATATCGATAACCATACCGAAACAGACATCAATAACATCACCATTCCCACCAATAAATATAGAGATTACAATCGATGGTGAAGTTAGTATACCACTTCACTCATCGGTATGTCCATCACAtccatcatcaatttcatcattgaCCCTATGTGAGAATATCATATCATCGAAACATGATATCAAAAGTAATTCCTTATTGAATGATGATTTCAATTTACTCATTGGTTTAGAATCAGAATTGCATCACAGTGGTTGGACAACATGTACATTATCACCCTCCTCATCACCTCCATTATTATCCTCCTCTCCAAATTCACTACCACCAACCACTGTAATTTCAactttgataaatttaaatcaaccaacaccaccacttGTCGATAGAGTTTCTTTTAACAATGTAGAATATAGTCTAAATagttcatcaacaacaactacatcttatagtaataataaacaaactaTAATTTATAGtttgaataataatgataataatacaaataatacaaataacaatacaaataataataataataataataataataatgtaattttaaagtataataataacaaagaATTTAaccttttattaaaaacccCAACTTTACCCTCTTCATCgagtattttaaataaattttcttcACTTTcaaaaattcaacaattatgtaaaaataatgataataatagtaataataataatgataataataaaaataatgataataataataaaaacaatgataataataataatagtaatatagaTACAGGTACAGGTTTAGATATAGGTACATTATTGAATATAATATTCacaacatcaaataataatagtaatttagtaaataataataataatagtagcaaTACGATAGTGTCACCACTTTCACAATCAGcaccaccaattaataataataataatagtaataaagaTATATCAATGATTGAACAAAATATAACgacaacatcatcaccaccaacaacaataacaacaacatcaccaccattaccaaaaCTTCAAGAATCTGGTGAACTTTTATCAAATATGTTATCGAATTTACCAAAAGCGAAATTAGGGGGATTAAATCAACAAAGTTTAACAGCACCACCATCAGTTGGTAAAGATCTTTCAAATCCAATTGCAGATTTCATAGCAAGTAGAGCTGCAGCAGGTGGTTCAAGTGGTAGTAATAAACCCAAGAAGGGACCACCACCTAAATTGGGTGGTTTAGGTGGTGGGTTGAATACCTCAACAGGTGCAGGTGGAATTGGTGATGTTAGAGTACAAAGATTGGCAAGTTATAATAAAGTCAACCAATTATGGAATGTTTCATCATCAGATTTTGCACAACGTGTTTCAATTACCCTAAGAGAACTTGAACCCTATGCAATTGATTATGCATTGTCTCATATTAAATCAAAGTGGTGGGACAAGAATAGGATAGCAACACTAGCTGAAATCAAATGTATACATTCTATAATCTCTTCAATCATTAATAgtccaaaaattaatttaacatATATTTctccatcatcatcatcatcaacaaactCTTCAAATTCAGACGCAAAAGATCAAACATCAACCACTACAACCACCActacatcatcaccaactcCAAGTGCTTCAGATGTAGCAGCAAGTAGatttttattacaaaaagGTAGTTTTACTGATTTAACAAAATTAATGGGAAAAccacaatcatcatcatcatcatcattatcacccTCATCTTCACTCAATCCTTCACCATCAACCTcatcaaattctttattatcaccatcatcaccaagtAAAACGAGAAAAGAGGTAGAGATGGAAATTGATCCAGTAAAACTGAGATGGATTGTTGAAGAAGTTTTAAATGGTGAAAAAGCGTCAATAGagaatagtaataataataataataataataataataataataataacggtAATAAATGGTTTAGTGTAAGTATTGGAGAAACAAAAGGAGGTAGACCTCATATGGAGGATAATCATGTTATTCTTGAGTATCCATATGAATTATATGGtttagagaaaaagaaaagtgtAGATTCAATAGCAGGtgcaaatagtaatagtaataataataataataataataattgtataaGTATTTTATCATCAAATGAACAATTCTTTTTTGGTGTATTTGATGGTCATAATGGAAAGATAGCAGCTGAATACTCAAGAGTTAATTTACCttatgaaatttttaatagctttataaaaattaacaaagTTGGCAACAGCGCAAACAATAACAATGTTGATGATTTATGTTTGGAGGCTATCAAACAAGGCTATTTGAATACAGATAAATACTTTTTAGATTATGCAGAATCTGATAATAAGAAAGCAGGTACAACAGTTGCAACAGTGATCTTGGAAAGAGAAAGATTTATCGTTTCAAATGCAGGTGATACAGAGGTTGTATTATGTTCAGGAGGCATTGCTGAACCATTGTCAATCATTCATACACCAAAATTAGATACTGAAAGAATACGTATAGAGAGTGCTGGCGGTTCAATCATTCATTATGGTACACTAAGAGTCAATGGTTTATTGTCAGTATCTCGTTCCATTGGTGAtaagaatttaaaagaatttattataCCAAATCCTGATTCCCACATTCACAATATCAATAAACCCAATGACCAATTCTTAATGATTGCAACTGATGGTCTTTGGGAAGTTTTTAACCATCAAGATGTAGTCAATGAAGTcctaaaattattacaagaTAAAACTATTCAAAAAGATGATATCTCTTCAATCATTGTTGAAGAagcaattaaaagaaattcaaaagataatataactttaataattattttctttaaccaaaattaa